From the genome of Alicyclobacillus sp. SO9:
TACCGACCCCACCTTTCTGATTCGCGACAGCAATTATTCGACCAGCGGTCACTCAAGTGCCCTCCTTACAGGTAAAGCTGCATACACTAACATCCATTGTACTGCAAAACGAAACAGATTTGATTGTTTCATAGTAGTTTTCATAGACCTTTTTATTTCCACAAAACCAGCACTGAATTCCTGCCATGTAAATCATAAACTACGAGCTAGTAAATCGAAGTACTAGAGAGTATCCGTCAATTTAAATCTTTACCCCGCAATTCGCTTCTACACATAAAAAAAGGGTGGCAAACCACCCCACGCTCACAGATAACTGCAGTTTGGAAAGCGAAACCCTAGTCCTGTCATGAACCAACCAGGCCGTCTCCAAATATAAACTCTTCTTTACTGCGTCGACTTTGGTACCCGAATTACAAACTCATAGTACTCCGAGTCATCCTTCTCTTCACAGTTGACAGTCATCCCGCTTTTCTCAATCATAGACAACGATTCTCGGATTGTATTAACCGCAAGTCTGACATCCTTCGAAAGCCCTTTTCGTCGGGGTCTCTTTTTGTCCTTTTTCCCCTCCAGATTCACCAATGCGTACTTAACTCGTTCTTCCATCGTTTTAACATTCCAATTGTACTCAATACAATTTTTCAGCAGTCCAATTTGCATTTCTTCATTTGGCAATGCTAAAAGCGCCCTCGCATGTCGTTCAGTTATCTCCCGCTTCATCAATGCGTGCTGCACTTCTTCCGGCAAATGAAGCAGTCTTAATTTATTGGCGATCGTCGATTGACCCTTTCCCAATCTCTGCGCCAGACTCTCTTGGGTCAAACCGTGAAGTTCCAACAACTGTTGGTAGGCCGCGGCTTCCTCAACCGGTGTCAGCCCCTCCCTCTGCAAGTTCTCAATTAAAGCTGCCGACGCTGTCTGAGCATCGTTCATCTCCTTCACAATCGCAGGAACCACTGTCCACCCAAGAAATTTCGCCGCTCGCCACCGTCTTTCA
Proteins encoded in this window:
- the noc gene encoding nucleoid occlusion protein, which gives rise to MREAWGKIVGIRDGQSDGDTNVVSINVEEIYSNPFQPRTIFNEDAIQELARTIQTHGMIQPIVVRRRNGHYELIAGERRWRAAKFLGWTVVPAIVKEMNDAQTASAALIENLQREGLTPVEEAAAYQQLLELHGLTQESLAQRLGKGQSTIANKLRLLHLPEEVQHALMKREITERHARALLALPNEEMQIGLLKNCIEYNWNVKTMEERVKYALVNLEGKKDKKRPRRKGLSKDVRLAVNTIRESLSMIEKSGMTVNCEEKDDSEYYEFVIRVPKSTQ